The Macrobrachium rosenbergii isolate ZJJX-2024 chromosome 28, ASM4041242v1, whole genome shotgun sequence genome includes the window TGATGGAGAATCATATTCTGCTTGCAGTGGAGCTTCTGTGAATCAATAAGCTTTTCCCGTTGacccagaaaattaaaatgcatcgaGAGTGTTTTACCAAGCTGACACAGGCGCTCAACAACAGTCACTCAATGATACGTTGAAGAATTTACAAGTCTCCTATGGGCTACCTTATAAAGTTTCTTCTGCAAATAAGCACTCGAATATTATACAGTAAGTTCCATCAGATGAAGAGGCAGAGGTATAAGGCGAGAAGAATGAGTTTTCCCTCTCTGTCGTAACCACACTAACTAGACCTCACATACGATATGAACTGGGCGTCATaggctttcatatttttttccccttttttgatACTGTATAGCAAATCTGTTAATTGATAATGAACTACCATacatttaaaaagtaaagaagaaaaagggatGTAATGGAGCCTTAATAAATGTGAAGGGGCTCAAAGTTAAAAGACAAAAATcccttgtttttgttatattaatcAGTGAGCTGCCCGAGAATAGTGATCAGTGGGACacaattataaaagtaatttaaagaTATCTGCACACTTCCTTAGAcacatatcttattaatattttgcattttagatGAAGAAGTCTTTATGTTAATGTTATggatccattttttctttatatttggtaGTTCATGTGCGGAAAGCTTTAAGAATGATAAGCCTTATGAAGAAAGGACAGCTTACGTTCAGTCTAAAGGAAAATTGACCTTCGATTATAATGCAAGGCTGATCtcttcaaaaatcaaaattaacacaTTAGGACAAACTGTATAGTTGCGAAGAGCCTTGGAGGAAAGCGACCTTTGGCAGTTTCCtcttgaagcattttttttattttatttctaatgatatgaagtttgtttgtttttgagaaTTCTGTGACAAATGCACGGAGTAGAAAATACGACTGACAGTTTAATATTTCCTAATATCCTGATATTCATATGATCAACTGTTATTTTTACCAATATATTTCTTAACACTTGATATTTGTACTGGACTCCGAACCAGAAAGTATTGTGATCAGAATTCATACTGATTCTGGTACTGGAGGTTTTACGCAGAGAAGCGAATGGGCCTATCGGTAAACCAACTTCTAAACTATAcgcaaaagatataaaagaaaatagtttatctTTAATAACTCTTATTGAATTGCTATATGGTGTTCTTACTGAAAAGATTCGAATCTGACAGAGTATCACGTCTTCTTGTACTATTTCAGGTCCAGTTACACAATTCATTTCGTGGTCAAATCAAAACCTTTTACAAATGTTACTCAATTTGAGAAACGGCGAAGGATGCCTGTAACATCTTGAGGCGGGTCAGTATGCTACCTAAGCTGGAATTTCCCATTATAGTAGCATGCGGAATTTGACAttggaaagagagaaggaaacatcgaagaagaagggggaaataAATCGAGAAAGGAGACAGACAAGAAACACATAAATAGCAATGACTGGTAGATGCAGCGATGACCGTGATTACTGAAAACGCAGAAAACTGACAGAATGAAGAGGTGTTCTGGTCACAacattttataatgttaatgtttGAATCCCCCGCAATGTTAACAAGTGGAGAAGCCAGTCGTGGTAGTTACTCACAGCGTAATGACATAAGTGGATGAAAACAGTTTAAGTAATGAAGATATGAAACTCAGTGGCATCTAAATGTAGGCCATTAAGCCTTAGTTACATCACAGCCTCAAAATATGAGGTAAGACAAATTGATTTCGACATGGAAGATACTTTTGGGCAATGATAATTTCGAACGAATGATGGGATACAATACAAGATGATGACTGAGCTGAGAATTGTTCTGCCGATAGATGCCATCAGTTGCTCATTGGTTTAATCCGATGATTTACTTCTACCAATGATTTTTAAGTAAAccgctaaaaagaaaaactgaatcacACCCAGACAcaattcttaatataaaaatgtttaagtgACACGATGACGATTGTGTTCAGTCATtcagtactttaaaaaaaagataataatttaagaggtttggtaaaaaaaaaaaatgtattgactGTCTTCTAACTAATGTTGAATTTTAAATCtgtaaacactatatatatatatatatatatatatatatatatatatatatatatatatatatatatatatatatatatatatacacttaccacTACAAGCCATTCATCCACGCCAGGAATAAATGAAGACACTGTCACCTTTCGTCAAAGGACTCGACCCCAAGCACGAAAGGTAAAAATAACTGGTATATTTTTATacgtatgcatatgcatatatatatttatatatatatatatatatatatatatatatatatatatatatatatatatatatatatatatatatatatatatatatatatatatatatatatatatatatatataatacatatatataaatatatatatatatatatatatatatatatatatattcatgatgttgccttgtaatgtgtatatcatcttatagttttgatatatttactcttctgtttattatGTGTcatgtgtaacaataataattgttgaagtatcttATGTAGTGTAATGTTAGACCTCAAAAGAGTTAGTGTTTTGGGTAACTTAGCAGAGTGGTTTAAAAttagtaatacattttaataataacgtagtatgtgatcgcGCGTTTTGCCCCCTGGCAACAAATGTTCTGTACTCGTAATTTCGTATGTAGTGTTTCGATTCAGCTGTTGTCGcaagaaatgacaaataaacaagCGCTTTTTTTGATTCACATGCTGATGGGTCGGGAAAAGCAATCGagtcgtgttaagatttctgtaaaagctttgtcccatacgagaagaagacaaatgatttcgcaatgtttcacatactgttctgaaaaccaactttggttcttcgtcttgttttgaaagcatgcagTTTGTGGCTGCCagctgctgtctgttttgatctTGTTGAGGTTTCAttaagagcttcatcccataCCATTTTTTGTTTGAGTCACATACGCCTTTTTGAGATTAAATGCACGTATCTTGTTTGATcacgtcatgttttgtaggattgcgttgctctgatcacatattgttctgatgtcgtctgattgtttcatttcccactggaatcctaaagtttgctcattctgatttcagagactgttagtattggttctctctttctctctctctctctctctctctctctctctctctctctttcttcaaaagagagaagttattaccatagaatatttgtgtggtcactggtattaatcttagcttctGAGATCTGAATGTAAGAAAAGTTGTAGCGGCACcatacaaaaaagtgtgttttgtgaattttgcgaaagttttcacaagcttgtgtaaggtaaagtgaattttactattattaccatggtatcataaggtatattgagagaatttttgccttagtgaaattattattgatattcttttgtgtatttttgatttttgtatgttcttcTGTTTGCAATCCctagatttttctcattttgtatattggtgatttaacatttttatttgtttagcattttaaatatttttggataatttaacattgcatacttcatttaattttcatttactaagattttcatttcaaatcttgagtaattcttgatagcttaaattttgcttgattcatttaaattcttgataaattaaagttttgtgatttgtttttgtttaataatttgtgatttagttttgtttaataatttaactcaagaattaattaagtttttgtGTTCTTTCTAAGTAATAGTAAACtgtttcagattgtgaattctaattataaattttgaattttaaaaataaatttttttatttgaaatttttaagaactgtctcatttattgaccaccagtgaataggattaattatgTGCATAAGGTAAactgataaacatgttttgttcctttagttttgctgagatgaattaagaccagggaaacagtttaaagttgtttgaagaagtgatgcccttttactctagtatatttcttgtttaattgttgatacctcacacttgttttgataaacttagtttgatattTCACGTGATTAAttagctttttaagggatcactgatACCtgtagagtactcagtcgtaatttttattgttatgagagttcaggtatctggctgcagtgaggtaaatttttgaattctgtgattagttgtgtaataaccaggtacttggaacgtttcgtgacaatagaatttggtgcccagacccaggaacaaaacaaaatattactttggtttatggtttatactggcggtgttagggatatattttgataggagagtgaccacattatcattttaacattgtattgtgaattatttagttgaggaacttaaagaaaatggctctgttgaatgttcagaagtttttagcagttcCATCCATCCAAGAATTATCTAAATCCAACCTGACTGAGggacagtggactgctttagcagtggcatgttggggtaatgtgtctagtggcaTGATAAAGGCACAAaccagatgtattgcaatccaagcattgatggactctggtaaaatagataaagagttaggagaggcgcaagaattgttgaatgcagctgaggcaaagtttataaataaacaagagcaacagaaagagaaaagtgatgcagaggaAGAGCTTAGacgcatagaagcagaagaaagtttgatcAAGTTGAAGATGCAGgcagaaagggaaagagaagacagagagaaaagagaaagaaaagaaagagaagaagaaaaagcaggagaagaagaaagaaagagcaagagaagaaacagagagagaaagggcaaggAATCAAGAtggttatgaaagagagatgaaattaatagaagctcgctccaagttacctgtaacaccgtctagccctatccaaggtactcaagagcctgtatttgatgcagtaagagtgcagaagttaattccaaagtttacagaagaagctccagatgagtttttgatcactttgaaaaagcggcttcaggtatgggatggccagaagataaatggtgtCTTGATACAGaggtgttctcattggtaaaggaagaagtgcctatttagccttatcatctgatcagtgtaaagagtgcAAGGtgctcaaacacaatgtgctacaagtttaccagatgaccactgaatattacaatgaaagattcagatctttgagaaaagatgacaagatgactttctggGATTATCCCTACAAAGTAAGAAGTTTCAAacaatggttggaggctgctagatttaaatctatggatgaacttgaggagttagtagtcctagagcaatatcttagaggaatttctgaacacataagagcctatttgagagagagaggactataacataatttgtagcaaaaggaattataatgtcaataCCAGAACCAGcaatgcacaggttttaggtctcatccaaatttcagaaaCATTACTACTGGGAATCCTTCCAGTGGCAATGCATGCCAGTACAAAGTCATGTAATACCCATcagcaatcaaatgttaaatcttcatcatccagtttctcaaaacagatacagaagactaatgttgtctgcttcaagtgtggaagagcaggacactacagtcgagactGTTATCAGACACagcagcagaccaagccagttggtcaagtggttaaaggtaaccaggtgaaacaaagtACGAAGAGCattgtggggaagactgagataGTTggaaagactgagactaaacaagctgtttagcaaccagtggaaatgtaacctcaagcagtgagtggctgagcagcttggaggcttttaagccatatatctatgaaggtacgctggcaACTGAGTAGGGAGTGTGCaagtaccagtcaaggtattacgtgatacggggagtaaccgtAGTGTGGCAGTTCGTAgtgctcacccacagctggagaggaatctcaccagagattcagttattttgaagggtataggagaagaggtaactcctatatgccgcttgcacctgttgtgtgaattggtgacagggaatgttgatattgctgtaaaggactcactagctgttgaaggtgtacatgttttactgggtaatgaagttggtggtgtaccatttgttccttgtcctatagtaacggacaaaccattgaggattagtcgtAATGtggatttagagaagaataacccccacctgtttccaagttgtgtaactaccagcagtatgaagagaactacgtctgcaggtgaagaaactgaggatttacctgcacaagaaggatcaagtgaaggatctttgagcttagaagacctgttccaggaaagtgaagtttcccctagtgtcagtattgaagagatttcccaagaagacaaGGATCCTGTTGTTTTTGAaggagtgttcctgaagatagtagcgAAACTACaatagcagagttagcagatatggagagttcagcccttgaagttggtcaagtgactagagagaagctaatggaactgcagaaggatACAACGCTAGCTGATTTCTGCTtcaggaaggattgctaatgaggaagcatcgacctgcatataccaggaaatgctgaatggggtgaatatcatcaaattttgattccatatccattgaggaagtaagtggtagcagtagctcacaagtctggacatatgggaatcaggaagactgttgagaagactATGAAATACTTTTTCTGAACTgaacttcacaaggat containing:
- the LOC136853870 gene encoding uncharacterized protein, translated to MALLNVQKFLAVPSIQELSKSNLTEGQWTALAVACWGNVSSGMIKAQTRCIAIQALMDSGKIDKELGEAQELLNAAEAKFINKQEQQKEKSDAEEELRRIEAEESLIKLKMQAEREREDREKRERKEREEEKAGEEERKSKRRNRERKGKESRWL